A single Zootoca vivipara chromosome 1, rZooViv1.1, whole genome shotgun sequence DNA region contains:
- the STYX gene encoding serine/threonine/tyrosine-interacting protein, producing MELAKPVFPALPQPKEDSEDWTYPMRREMQEILPGLFLGPYSSAMKSKLPILQKYGITHVICIRQNIEANFIKPNFQHLFRYLVLDIADHPIENIIRFFPTTKAFIDGSLQTGGKVLVHGNAGISRSAALVIAYIMETFGVKYRDAFTYVQERRFCINPNAGFVHQLQEYEAIYLAKLTIQMMSPRQLEQSLSVSTGSLKRTHEEDEEISNMQAAAQNG from the exons gACTGGACATATCCAATGAGAAGAGAGATGCAG GAAATTTTACCTGGGTTGTTCCTGGGCCCGTATTCTTCAGCTATGAAAAGCAAG CTACCTATACTTCAGAAATATGGAATTACCCATGTAATATGCATACGACAAAATATTGAAGCAAACTTTATTAAACCAAACTTCCAGCATTTATTTAG GTATTTAGTCTTGGATATTGCAGATCACCCCATTGAAAATATAATCAGATTTTTCCCGACG ACTAAGGCATTTATTGATGGGAGTTTACAAACTGGAG GAAAAGTTCTTGTCCATGGGAACGCGGGGATTTCTAGAAG tGCTGCCTTAGTTATTGCATATATTATGGAAACATTTGGAGTGAAGTACAG GGATGCATTTACATACGTGCAAGAAAGAAGGTTTTGTATTAATCCCAATGCTGGATTTGTCCATCAACTTCAG gaatATGAAGCCATCTATCTAGCAAAGTTAACTATCCAGATGATGTCTCCTCGGCAGCTGGAGCAATCACTGTCTGTCAGTACGG GAAGTCTGAAACGAACCCATGAAGAGGATGAGGAAATCAGCAATATGCAAGCCGCAGCTCAGAACGGTTGA
- the GNPNAT1 gene encoding glucosamine 6-phosphate N-acetyltransferase isoform X2 — MMPAATVKPDTTPLYDPRLLQELDWSQNAVAFSPTISPAEPGSGLVLRPLCIADISKGFLKVLGQLTETGIVSPEEFIKTFDHMKSSGDYYVTVVEDTILGEIVATATLVIERKFTHSCAKRGRIEDVVVSGECRGKQLGKLLMSTLTLLSKRLNCYKITLECQPKNVAFYEKFGYSVSEENYMYKRFFN, encoded by the exons ATGATGCCTGCAGCAACAGTAAAGCCGGACACCACGCCATTGTATGACCCTCGCCTCCTTCAGGAACTGGACTGGAGTCAGAACGCCGTGGCATTTTCCCCTACTATTTCTCCTGCGGAACCGGGCAGCGGTTTAGTTTTGCGACCACTTTGCATTGCCGACATCAGCAAAG gctttttaaaagttttaggtCAGCTGACTGAAACGGGAATTGTCAGCCCTGAGGAATTCATCA AAACGTTTGACCACATGAAGAGTTCTGGGGACTACTACGTTACAGTAGTGGAAGATACTATTCTAGGAGAGATTGTGGCTACTGCAACTTTAGTCATAGAACGCAAGTTTACTCACTCGTGCGCAAAG AGGGGCAGAATAGAAGACGTTGTTGTAAGCGGAGAATGCAGAGGAAAACAACTCGGAAAATT ATTGATGTCAACTCTCACATTGCTAAGTAAGAGACTGAATTGCTACAAAATCACTCTCGAGTGTCAGCCCAAAAATGTTGCTTTCTATGAAAAATTTGGAtattcagtatctgaagaaaaTTACATGTATAAAAGATTCTTCAATTAA
- the GNPNAT1 gene encoding glucosamine 6-phosphate N-acetyltransferase isoform X1 translates to MGVKYFFRLPVTPVGVSAAMMPAATVKPDTTPLYDPRLLQELDWSQNAVAFSPTISPAEPGSGLVLRPLCIADISKGFLKVLGQLTETGIVSPEEFIKTFDHMKSSGDYYVTVVEDTILGEIVATATLVIERKFTHSCAKRGRIEDVVVSGECRGKQLGKLLMSTLTLLSKRLNCYKITLECQPKNVAFYEKFGYSVSEENYMYKRFFN, encoded by the exons ATGGGTGTGAAATACTTCTTCCGCCTCCCAG TTACGCCAGTTGGAGTCTCAGCTGCCATGATGCCTGCAGCAACAGTAAAGCCGGACACCACGCCATTGTATGACCCTCGCCTCCTTCAGGAACTGGACTGGAGTCAGAACGCCGTGGCATTTTCCCCTACTATTTCTCCTGCGGAACCGGGCAGCGGTTTAGTTTTGCGACCACTTTGCATTGCCGACATCAGCAAAG gctttttaaaagttttaggtCAGCTGACTGAAACGGGAATTGTCAGCCCTGAGGAATTCATCA AAACGTTTGACCACATGAAGAGTTCTGGGGACTACTACGTTACAGTAGTGGAAGATACTATTCTAGGAGAGATTGTGGCTACTGCAACTTTAGTCATAGAACGCAAGTTTACTCACTCGTGCGCAAAG AGGGGCAGAATAGAAGACGTTGTTGTAAGCGGAGAATGCAGAGGAAAACAACTCGGAAAATT ATTGATGTCAACTCTCACATTGCTAAGTAAGAGACTGAATTGCTACAAAATCACTCTCGAGTGTCAGCCCAAAAATGTTGCTTTCTATGAAAAATTTGGAtattcagtatctgaagaaaaTTACATGTATAAAAGATTCTTCAATTAA